In Nocardia sp. NBC_00403, the DNA window ACCACCGCAATCCTCGCGTTCATCGCCGCGGTGAACGAATACCTTTTGGCGCGACTGCTTTCCAGCGACAAGACCGAACCGGTGACCGTCGCGATCGCGCGCTTCTCCGGCAACAACCCCTTGGTGCAGCCCTACGCCGCCATCATGGCCGCGGGCACAATGGTCACCATTCCGCTGGTCATCATGGTGCTGCTGTTCCAGCGCCGCATCATCTCCGGTCTCACCGCGGGCGGCGTCAAGAGCTGACCGTATCTGATGTGCAGCGCCTGCGGCGCTGCGTGTTCGCGGCCCCCAAGGCTCGCGTCCGAGCGGCCGAGACTCGCGACTTCGTCGCATGCGCTTCGGCCACTCGGACACGAGCCGGCCGCAAACGGTCGCTCGTAAGACTCGCTCCGCGGTAGTCAATTCTTTCGGGATCTCTCAAAACAAAAGCAGGCCGAACGGGCCGTTTGGGCTGACTTGCGGTGATATGCTCGCGGGTCGCTGCGGCCTGGCGGGGACGACAATGTGCCAGGGTTGTAGCCCGGTTTCCGATCGTTATCCGTGCAGGTGAGTTTGACCGACGCTCCGGGAGGAGATGATCGTGAGCTCGTTCGGCAAGCGGCGAAGACGCGGTAATCCCAGGCGCGCGCGGGGCAAGTCGTCGGCCGCACCGTATGCCTCCATCGCCGGATGGAAAGAGCGGACGACCACCCGCACCGACCGCAAACGGTCCACTCGCCCGCCGAGATCACGCCGGACGACCACACCGGCCAAGCCGGTCCCCGCCCCGGCCGAGCGGCCGCAACGCACCCGCGGCGAACGATTCCGGCGGCTGATGCTTGCCCTGTTCATCATCTTCGTCGCGGTGCCGTCGGTGCTCTGCGTGCTCGTCTACTGGAGCGCGGAAATCCCCGATCCGACATCGGTGCAGACCAACCAGATCGCCACCATCCTCGCCTCGGACGGGACCACGGTCATCGCCAAGGTTGTTCCCCCCGAAGGCAATCGGACCCCGATACCGTTGAGTGACGTACCGAAACCGATGCGCGACGCGGTGCTCTCGGCCGAAGATCGTAATTTCTACAGCAACCCCGGCTACTCGACCTCCGGATTCCTGCGCGCCGCTCGCGACAACCTGCTCGGGCGCGGGGACGCGGGCGGCGGTTCCACCATCACCCAGCAGTATGTGAAAAACGCCTTCCTCGGCTCCGAACGCACCCTCACCAGGAAGATGCGCGAGCTGGTCATCGCGGCAAAGATGGCGCGGCAGTGGAGCAAAGACGACATCCTCGCCGCCTACCTCAACACCATCTATTACGGGCGCGGCGCCTACGGTATCGCCGCGGCGGCGAAGGCATACTTCGCCAAGCCGGTGCCACAGCTGACCCTGGCCGAGGGCGCGGTGCTCGCCGCGGTCATCCGCACGCCCTCGATCCTCGACCCGGAAACCCATCTCCCCGAGCTCACGGCCCGCTGGAAGTACGTGCTCGACGGCATGGTCGAGATGGGGGTGCTCGCGCCGGGCAACCGCGACGCGACGGTGTTCCCGCCGATCGTCCCGATCTCCCAGATCCCCGACGAGAACGTGGCCCGAGGTCCGGAGGGCCTCATCCGCGCGCAGGTGTTGCGCGAGCTGCACTCCTCCGGGATCAGCGAGCGGGACCTGAACACCGGTGCGCTACAGATCACCAGCACCATCGATGCGCGAGCACAGCAATCCGCGCTCGGCGCTGTGCACGACCGGCTCGATCCGCAGCCGCCCGAGCTGCGTAGTGCGGTGGTATCGATCGACCCGCGTTCCGGCGCGGTGCGCACGTACTACGGCGGCAACGACGGCCTCGGCTACGACTTCGCACAGGCGCCGCTGCAGACCGGGTCCGCATTCAAGGTGTTCGCAATGATCGCCGCACAGCAGCAGAGCATTCCGCTCTCGCGCGTGCTCGACAGTTCACCGGTGACCGACCACGGCACCAAGATCACCAATGTGGACGGCGAGTCGTGCGGCAGGTGCACCATCGCCGAAGCGTTGAAGCGGTCGCTGAACACCAGCTTCTACCGGCTGACGATGATGATGTTCGACGGACCGAAAGCCATCGCGGACGCGGCCCATCAAGCGGGTATCCCGGAGGAGATCTCCGGTGTGGCAGGCAAAACGCTGACCGAGGAGGACGGACATCCGCTGAACGGAATCGTGTTGGGCCAATACCTGGTTCGCCCCATCGACATGGCCTCCGCGTACGCGACAATCGCCAATTCCGGTGTGTACCACCAGCCCTACTTCCTGCAGCGGGTGGTGACCGGCGACGGCCGGGTGCTGCTGGACCGCGGCGCGTCCGAACAGCAGGTCGGCAAGCAGCAGCCGCCGGGACAGCAGCGCATCCCGCGCGCCATCGCCGACAGCACCATCCAGGCGATGACACCCATCGCGGCGTATTCGAACGGCCACAATCTGGCCGGCGGCCGCCCCTCGGCCGCCAAGACCGGCACCACCCAACTCAACGACACGAAGTCGAACAAGGACGCGTGGATGATCGGCTTCACCCCGTCGCTGTCCACCGCGGTATGGATCGGCACCGAACAATCCCAGCCGATCCAGACCGCACGCGGAGCTGACATCTACGGTTCCGGGCTGCCCGCCGACATTTGGAAACAGATGATGGACGGCGCACTCGACGACACACCCGTGGAGCAATTCCCCGCCGCGGGCGGCCAGGAGCCGAGCAAGCCCTCCGGCGGTAGCTACGACATTCTGAATCCGCCGAAGAGTCAGTCGCAGGAGCCGAGCAAGCCCTCCGGCGGTAGCTACGACATTCTGAATCCGCCGGAGAGTCAGTCGCAGGAGCCGGTCATCGTGATCCCGCCCGCGCCGCAAGCCCCCAAACAAGTGGAGATTTTCCCAGGATTGAGCGTCCCGGTACCGGGATGATGTCGAATGTGCGCCCACGCTCCCACCGGGAACGGATGACGTGGCAGCATCGTTTGCCAGAGTGAGAGCGAAAGCGAGGGCCTCGACCCGGCACCGAACCGGGTCGACGCCGATGCCGCGGGCACGATGCGGAAGGATATGCGCTCGAGCGACGACGAAAGACTAGACATAGGGGCTACGCCGGTGGATTTCAATGTCGTTGACCGTCCCGAGACGCTGGTGGCGGGAACAGTACTTCGCAGCCCCGCGCTCGCGGTCGAAGGGCCGCGCCGCGCGAGGGTCGAAGAAGCGTGGAAGCGCAATCTGGCCCGCTCGCTGCCCGGGCCACCAACGACCGCATATGTCGACCACGCGCCCGAGATCAACTCGTATCTGACCCACATCGTCGGCTACCGCTGCCGGTCCCTCGCCGACCTACTGCCCGGTGATGTGCTCGCGCGGGTGCCCGCGGGCAGATTCGCCCGGTTCACGGCGAGCGGGGACAACCTCGGTGACACCATCGTGTCGATCTGGCGCGCGGTATGGGACGCGGAGGCCGCAGGCAGGTTCGTGCGCGCCTACACCGGCGATTCGGAGCACTATCCGGATGCCCGCACGGTCGAGGTGTTCGTGGCACTGGCAGACGATCAGATCGACGAGTAGGAACGGGCTGTGGACTTCGAGATAGTCACATTGGATGAGAGCCTGGTCGCCGGACTCACGGTGCCACTCGCCGGTCGCGAGGTGAGCGCACGCGACCTGGACCTGGTGAACTTCACCTGGGACAGATACCTGGCACGAGAGAAGAACGTAGCGCGCGTAGCCGCCTACATCGGCCAGAACGATCACGCGGTCGCCGTGCTCGGATACGAGGTCGCGGCGATGGAGGACATGGACGCAGGCGACGTCGTGACCCGGGTGCCCCAGGGCCGCTACGCGAAATTCGTCGTCTCCGACAAGCCCTACGACCTGCTGCGCACCGCATGGGCCCAAGTCCGCAAGGCCGAAAGCGCGGGCACCATCACCCGCTCACACACTGCCGAGATCGAGCGCTACACCGGCCCGACCTCGGTCGAGGTCTACGTCTCACTGGATTGATGCTCGAAACAATCGAGGGCTGGGTGCGGATATTCGCACCCAGCCCTCGATTGTGCGCTGTCCTACCCACCCGCAAGAGGCGGCCGATGGAATCGCGAGATCCTCACCGACGCCCAACTAGGCACGATGACACCCTCCGAGCAAAGCGAGATCGAGCACTCGAGTTCGCGGCGCATCCCACCTCCACGGCCGCCGAAGCGCCTCGACCAAAGTCGCAAGATCGCCACCAACGCGTCCATTCGGCACGATGATGTCTTCCGAGCGCAGCGAGACCGAGCCCTAGAGTTCGCGGCCCGTCTCGCTTCCGAGTCGTCGAAGCGCATGCGACGAAGTCGCGAGTCTCGACGGCTCGGAAGCGAGACCAAGGGGGCCGCGAACACGCAGCGCCGCAGGCGCTGCCAAAACTACTCAGCGCCGATGATGAATGCCTCGAGTTGGGTGCGGGCGACGTCGTCCGCCAGCTGCTTGGGCGGGGACTTCATCAGGTACGCCGAGGCCGGGATGACCGGTCCACCGATACCGCGGTCGAGGGCGATCTTGGCGGCGCGCACCGCGTCGATGATGATGCCCGCGGAGTTGGGCGAGTCCCACACCTCGAGCTTGTACTCCAGGTTCAGCGGCACGTCACCGAAGGCACGGCCCTCGAGCCGGACGTAGGCCCACTTGCGGTCGTCGAGCCAGCCGACGTGATCGGACGGGCCGATGTGCACATCGTTGGCGCCGAGTTCCTTCTTCAGGTTGCTGGTGACGGCCTGGGTCTTGGAGATCTTCTTCGACTCCAGCCGCTCCCGCTCGAGCATGTTCTTGAAGTCCATGTTGCCACCGACGTTCAGCTGCATGGTGCGGTCGAGCTGCACGCCGCGGTCCTCGAACAGCTTGGCCATCACGCGGTGGGTGATGGTCGCGCCGACCTGGCTCTTGATGTCGTCGCCGACGATCGGAACACCGGCATCGGTGAACTTGGCGGCCCACTCCGGATCCGAGGCGATGAACACCGGCAGCGCGTTGACGAAGGCGACACCCGCGTCGATGGCGCACTGCGCGTAGAACTTGTCGGCCTGTTCCGAGCCCACCGGGAGGTAGGACACCAGGACGTCGACCTTGTTGTCCTTCAGCACCTTGACCACGTCGACCGGCTCGGCCTCGGACAGCTCGATGGTCTCGGCGTAGTACTTGCCGATGCCGTCGAGGGTCGGGCCGCGCTGTACGACGACGTCGCTCGGCGGCACATCGGAAATCTTGATGGTGTTGTTCTCGCTGGCGAAGATCGCCTCGGACAGGTCGAAGCCGACCTTCTTGGCGTCGACGTCGAAAGCAGCGACGAACTTGACGTCGCGGACGTGGTACTTGCCGAACTTGACGTGCATAAGGCCCGGCACGGTCGCGGTTTCGTCGGCATCCTTGTAGTACTGCACGCCCTGGACCAAAGAAGATGCGCAGTTGCCCACGCCCACGATGGCCACGCGAACTGTGTCAGCCTGGTTCGTTTCAGTCATGGCCGATGTTTCCCTCTTTCTGTGGTGCCGCATTCGTCGATTGCTCCGCTGCAATCAACTCGTTGAGCCAGCGCACTTCGCGCTCGCTTGATTCCAGACCGAGTTGGTGGAGCTGTCGGGTGTAGCGATCCAGCGACCCGCTGGCCTTCTTTATCGCCTCCCGCAGTCCTTCTCGTCGCTCCTCGACCTGCCGCCGCCTGCCCTCCAGAATTCGCATCCGCGCTTCCGCGGGGGTGCGACTGAAAAACGCCAGGTGGACGCCGAAGCCGTCGTCGGTGTAGTTCTGCGGTCCGGTGTCGGCGAGCAGTTCGGTGAACCGCTCCCGCCCCGTCGATGTCAGCTGGTAGACCCGCCGCGCCCGGCGCATCGCGACGCCTGCGGCGTTCTCCTCCGCAATCAGCCCGTCTGCCTGCATTCGGCGCAGCGTCGGGTAGAGCGACCCGTAGGAGAAGGCCCGAAACGGCCCGAGCAATCCGGTGAGTCGCTTGCGCAGCTCGTACCCGTGCATGGGCGATTCGAGGAGCAGCCCGAGAATTGCCAGCTCGAGCATCGGGCTTCACCTCCCTGACTTGTGTACAGACCTAACCGATGGATGCGACTTCTGACTATATCGGAGCGATATAACCAGGGACAGCCCTTGCTGACAGATGAGGTGTCTGCGCAGGTGGTGAGGAGTGCTAGTGACTGGGGGTGGAGACCCGGAGGGGCTCTCCGGTGAACGTCACGGTCATGAAGCCCGAGGCATTGGTCTCGTTCTTCGTATAAATCTGGAGGACGGGCTCGGCATCGGCAGCGGCGCTGGGGTCGAACTCAACGCTGGCATGGGTCACGGTGCCGCCCGGCGTCTTCGTCGTCTGCGCAGCACCCGCAAGGAGCCCAGCGAGCGCACGCACGTCCATGACGGCGAGATCCAGGGTGCGCACATCGGGTTTGCGGCCGGTGGTTGTCGTCGGCTTCCGGAAACTTCCGTCGTAGTGATAGCGGGCGGTCACGGCCGGGTTGCCGGCCGCTTGCCGTTCGAAGAGCACGTATTCGGGATACAACGTCACCTTGTCGACCTTCGTATCCCCGAACTCGGCGCGATATTCGGCGATGAAGTACGCAAGACCCGCACCGGTAGTGAGCACCGGCACGTGCTCGGCGGACCCGAGCGATCCGGGCCCGTCGCCCGCGCACCGGGTGATGCCGCCGACCGCTGCACCGAAAACCGCGGCAGCGATGATGCCGGCCAACGGCACCAACCAGCGCCGAGGGCGGCGGCGATCCACCCGGACGACGGGAGCATCGACGAGGTTGTCGGGGATCTGCAGATCCCCGACAATGCCGTCCAGTTCACCGAAGGACGTGGCCCGCATGGCCTTTGCGGTGCGCGCGGTGTGCTCGTCATCGGTGAGCTGACCCTCGGCCAGTGCGGCGTCGAGCAGGCCGCACACATCCGCACGGTCGGTGTCGCGGGCTCGAATTCCGCCGTATCGTGTTGTCGCCATTACCCGGTCATCCTTCGAACGGCCACGCACGAGTGACCTCGCCCGCCGGGGTCAGAATCATGTGGCCGGACTCGTTGAACTTGTTGCCCGCATAGATCGAGACGAACGGCCGGTCCTTGGCGATGCCGTAGTAGCTGTAGGTGCCGGAATCGTTGACCTCGACTGCCATATGGGTCACAGCGCCGTTCGGCACCCGCAGGGTGCCAGGCGCTTTCGCAAGCGCATCGGACAGCGCCGCCAGATTCAGCTCGGCCAGATCGGCGGCGGACGTGCCGGCCTTGCGGCCGGTGACCGCGCCGCTCTGCTGGAATCCGCCGCGATAGTCATAGCTGATCACCCGGTTCGGCTGACCGGGCACCGCACGTGAGATGCGGGCGTAATCGTCGAACAGGGTCAGTTCGTCGACTTGTAGGTCGCCGAACTTTTCCCGGTACCGCTGCAAGAACAGCGTAAGACCCTCGGCGGTAAGGATATCGGGCGTCACGACCACCACCGGTTGGACAGCGCCCAGATCGGGCGTGCGGGCGGCGACGGGCGCCACGGGCGCTGCTTCGGTTTCCGAGACTCCGATGGTCAGTGCGAACCCGGCGGCTGCCGCGCCGGCGATGGCCACCGAGACCGCGATCAAATACCGCTGAAGTCGACTCGAGTGCGGCGGCCGCGCTAGCGGCGTTGCGTCGGTCGGCCGCTGTAGATCGTCGACGAGTCCGGCCAGATCTCCCAGCGTTGTGGCCGCTGCGGCCAGTTCGGTGAGTGTCTCGTGTTCTTCCTCGGTGAGCTGGCCGTCGCGGCGTCCGCTGTCCAGCAGCTCGATGGTGGTGGCGCGATCGCGGTCGCCGGCCCGAGTGTGACCGGGATAACCATCCCCAGATCTGGGGCGACGCAACAGATTTCGCGGCGGGGTGGGCCGGGCCGCAACGAGATCGCGCACGGCCGCCGGCGCTTGCAGATCGCCGACCACCCGCGCCAACTCGCCGAGCGTCTTGGCTGCCGTGGCCTGCGCTGTTCGGTCGTGATATTCGTCGGCGCCGAGCTGTCCTTCGGCATATGCGGCATCCAGCACGCTGCAGGTATTCGCGCGGTCGAGGTCACGCGCTCGCGTGCGCCCGGATGCTGCTGTGGACACAGCCGAATAGTAGTCGGCTCATGCCCATGACGCCCCAGTTCGGACCCGGTTACCGGCCCGGCAATCCCGCATTGCCCAGCGCGGCCCGTTTCCATCACCGCTACTCTGGTTCTCGTGCGAATTCAGCGGCAAGTGGTCGACTATGCGCTCCGGCGTCGGTCGCTGCTGGCTGACGTCTATGCGGGCCGTGTCGGTGTCGCCGAGGTGTGTGATGCGAATCCCTACCTGCTGCGTGCGGCGAAGTTCCACGGCCGGGGGAGCGAGGTCACATGCCCTATCTGCCGGAAAGAGCAACTCACGCTCGTATCCTGGGTCTACGGCGACGGCCTCGGAGCTATGGCAGGTTCGGCTCGCACACCGGAGGAATTGGTACGGCTCGCCGAGAGTCGCGAGGAGTTCTCCGTCCATGTCGTCGAGGTATGCCGGAGCTGCAGCTGGAATCATCTGGTGCAGTCCTACGTGCTCGGTACCGCTCCGGCGCCAACGCGCCGTCGCACAGGTACCCGGGCAAACCGGCGCGCTGCCGAATAATGTGCCAGGTCATCTACCCGTTGGATGACATGCGGAGCCTGCACGCGTCCGCCGCGGTGATCACAACCGCATCGAGCCATTCAGACCGTTACGAGTTATGGAGATCTTGTCAGTGAATTCGCCTTACGAGACTTCCCCCCACGGCGATGAACCGCACGGCGGCCGTACTCAGCGAAGTTCACAACCTCCGTTCCCGAATCAGCGGCCGGCCGGTCCCCCACCCGGCGGCGCGCGGCCGGGCCCGCCGCCCGGACCGCGCCCGCAGCCACAGGGTGGCCCCTACCCCGGCGAGCCGCGCGGCCCACAGCCGCCGCGGCGCCAGGGACCGCCGCCCCCGCAGCGTCCGCCGCAGGGGCGTCCAGTGCCCGCGGGCGCGCCCAACGCCGTCCAGCCGACTCATAAGATCCAGCGGCCCGGTTCGCTGACCGAGGCGGTGGCCGAGCGCAACCGTCGCTCCGGGGCGCCGGCCGGATCACGACCGGCCACCGGTCCGCGTCCTGCCGTGGATCAGCCCACCCGTGCCGACGGTGCTCCCGGCGCGGGCCCCAACGGCGAGCGTCGTGCCAGGCCTGCGGGCGCACCGCCGTCCGGACCGCCGCCGCGCCGAAATGGTGGCGGTGACGACGGGTCCGATGGGCCGGGCAGGCGCGGTCCCGGCGCGAAGAAGCGGAAGTCGCCATGGCGGATTGTGCGCCGGGTGTGCTACGTCGGCCTCGCGCTGGCCATCCTGGTGCCGAGCGCCGTGTTCCTGGTCGCCTATTCGACCGTCTCGGTGCCGAAGCCGGGCGACCTCAAGACCAACCAGGTCGCACTGATCTACGCGGCCGACGGCTCCACGGTGCTCAGCAATTTCGTGCCGCCCGAGGGCAACCGCACCGATGTGACCATCGAGCAGATTCCGCCGCACGTGCGCAATGCGGTGATCGCCGCGGAGGACCGGGATTTCTACACCAACCCCGGCTTCTCCATCTCCGGCTTCGCCCGCGCCGCACGCGACAACGTCCTCGGCAAGGAAAGCGCGGGCGGTGGTTCGACGATCACCCAGCAGTATGTGAAGAACGCGCTGGTCGGTGACGAACGCTCGCTGACCCGAAAGATGCACGAGCTTGTCATCTCGGCGAAGATGGCACGGCAGTGGAGCAAGGACGAGATCCTTGCCGCCTACCTGAACACCATTTACTTCGGCCGTGGTGCGTATGGCATCGATGCGGCAGGGAAGGCCTACTTCGGCAAACCGGTGCAGGAGCTGACGGCAGCCGAAGGCGCGATGCTCGCCGCCACCATCCAGCAGCCCTCCGGCCTGGACCCGGAGAAGAATCCGGAGGGCGCGCGAACGCGCTGGAATTACGTGCTCGACGGCATGGTCTCCGGCGGCAACCTCAAGGCCGAGGAGCGCCAAGGCATGCAGTTCCCGCAGGTGGTGCCGGTGTCGACAACCAAGGACAAGACCCTGGACACCGGGCCGGAGGGCCTGATCAAGACGCAGGTGCTCAAGGAGCTCAACAGCGCGGGCATCAGCGAGCAGCAGCTGAACACCGCAGGCCTCTCGATCACCACCACGATCGATCCGAAGGCGCAGCAGGCCGCCGTCGATGCGGCGACCAAGAAGATGGAGGGTGAGCCGGAACAGCTGCGGACGGCAGTGGTGTCGGTGGATCCGCGCACCGGTGCGGTGCGCGCGTACTACGGCGGCAACGACGGCCAGGGCTACGACTTCGCCAATGCCGGTCTGCAGCCTGGATCGTCGTTCAAGGTCTTCGGCCTCGCGGAGAACCTCGAGCTCGGTATCCCGCTGTCGCAGATGTACGACAGCTCGCCGGTGACGGTCAACGGCATCAAGATCACCAACGTCGAGGGCGAGCAGTGCGGCATGTGCACCATCGCGGAGGCACTCAAGCGCTCGCTCAACACCAGCTTCTACCGCATGCAGATGGATATGCAGAACGGCCCGCAGAAGATCGCCGACATGGCCCACAAGCTCGGCATCCCCGAAACCATCCCCGGCGTCGGCAAGACACTGACCGAGTCGGACGGCTCCGGCCCGAACAACGGCATCGTGCTCGGCCAGTACCAGGCGCGCCCGCTCGACATGGCCTCGGCCTACGCGACATTGGCGGCCTCCGGCGTCTACCACGCACCGCACTTCGTGACGAAGGTGGTGACCGCCGAGGGCCAGGTGTTGCTCGACCGCGGTGATGTCGCAGGCGAGCGCCGAGTTTCCGCAGCGGTCGCAGACAACGTGACCGCGGCGATGAAGCCCATCGCCGCCTGGTCGCGCAACCACAACCTGGCGAACGGACGCGAGTCGGCGACCAAGACCGGCACCGCGCAGCTCGGCGATACCGGCGAGAACCAGGACGCCTGGATGGTCGGCTATACCCCATCGCTGTCGACCGCGGTCTGGGTGGGCAGCGTCGACAACACACGGCTGCGCAACTACAGCGGTGGCATGATCTACGGCTCCGGCCTGCCGTCGGACATCTGGAAGGCCACCATGGACGGCGCCCTGCAGGGCACCTCCAACGAGACCTTCCCGAAGCCGGCCCCCATCAAGGGCCAAGCCGGCGTGCCGGAGTGGAGCGCGCCCTACACCGCACCGTCGGCCACCGATGCACCTTTCCTGCCGCCCGTTGTTGTCGTGCCGAGCCAGGTCGAGATCCTGCCCGGCATCACCATCCCGGTGCCCGGCGTGCAGCCGCAGCCACAGCCACAACAACGGCCGCAGCAGCGACAGGAGAACGGACCGGGACCGCTGCCGGGGCAGCCGGTGGCGCCGGCCGACGGCTCGTCACCGACGGCCACCGGAGCACCGCGCCCGAACGGGAACGGGAACGGCTATGGCAACTCGGATGAAGGACAGTCGGGTAACGGCACCCAGCCGACGCGCGGCCGGTAGTCCGAACACACGAAATCTGATCGAGTTCGAATCGAGAACGATACAGTTCATCGCGAGATTCGAACTCGATCAGATTGCTCTTGCTTAGATTCCGAACGTTGTAATTCCAATGGTAGTCAGCCGGGGCCAGAATTACTTGGACAAATCCAGGGCCTCGTCGGTGATATATCAGATGGGCGTCTTATAATAGAAGCCATTTGGATCCTGATAGCACTTCTCCCGTGCACCGGCATCGCTCAAACAATCAGTAAACGACCAGTAGCCCCGGAGGACAACCCAGGAGCCGTCTGATATCTGAATACACTTGTCCGCCACCCCTTTCCCGCCGAGACAGTCCGCGTAGGACGGATGTCCGGCTACCGCATTTCCGGCGAACCCAACCAGCGTCGCACCAGCAACAGCCACCGAAGCAACGAATCTCGTAAACATGCCCACCCCTATTCAGCGAATAGTCGGCTATTCTCCATAGATAGCCAGCCAACACGATATTAGCAATCCCGAATCAGCGACAAAAGGGTGATGCACGCGCATATCTGGACGAGAGTAAGTCACATAGCCGCTCAGATCCAGATTCATCGATTCGAGCACGGTCCTGTTCGCTTCAACCAACGTCGTTCGGCACCGAATAAACCACCGCCTACCATTCTCGATGCAGCAGATCATCGCCGACTCCGAACTGCGCGGTACGAGCGGTTGAGCAACCCGATCGCCTTCTCGAGCCGACTCAAGCGATGCCTCGAGTCCTAAATCGGTGCGGTACTCGTTGTCGGGACGAAACTGAACGACGGCGCCGCAGCGCCCGTGTTCGTCGGATCGGGGCCCGGTCCGGGGGCGCGCACGGACACCTCGGGCAATGCGCGCGCATTGGGCGACAGCGGTGGAATGTCACGCCAGACGGGGGCAGCTGCCTGCAGTTCGAGTCCGATCGAGATCAGCTCCGCTTCCGCCCATGGGCGTCCACCGAGCTGGACACCGAATGGCAGCCCGGTCACGGCCGAGCGTTCGACCGGTAGCGAGAGCACCGGAACACCGGTGTAGTTCGCCCACGCGAAGGGAACGGTGCTCGCCCCGAGGATCGAGACGGCCGCGGCCGCGCTGCGCGGCAGGCCGTCGGTGATCGCACCGGGCAACACCACCGCGTCCAATCCGCTGTCTTCCAGCATTCGGTTGTAGTCACGCTGATAACTCGCGCGCGCTCGTGCCAGCTGCCACCAGTCCACGGCGGGCGCGGCCAGGGCGGCGAGACCCAACCCGACGATCGCGGCGGTCGGCGGTTGGTAGGACGGCAGCCGATCGGCCCACTGTCGGTGATACAAACCGACTTCCACGGCGTCCTTGCTGAGCAGCCCTTCGGGCTCGGCGGGCATCGTGACATCACGGGTCTCGCCGCCCAACACTGTGAACAGGTCCAGAAAGCGTGCGAACAAGGTCGCGAGCGCGTCGGGCAGCATCTCGGTGACCCCCCTCGGCACCCCGAGTCTCTTGCCCGCCAACGGTTTATCGCCCCCCACCGCGGCGATCGGGAACCCGCCGTCGGGCACCGGCGGCGCAATAGCTGTCACCGGGTCGAACGCGTCGGCTCCCGTCATGTACGACAACAGCAGCGACGCGTCGGCGATGCTGCGTCCGAGCGGCCCAGGATGGTCTCTGGTCCATACCACCGGAATGATGCCGTATTTGCTGCACCGCCCGAAGGTCGGCTTGATCGCACTGACGCCGCACCGGGAAGCGGGGATCCGGAGGGAACCACCCGTGTCGGTGCCGATCGACAAGGGCGCGAACCTGGCGGCCAGTGCGGCCGCACTGCCGCCGGAGGACCCGCCGACGGACTCGTCGATGTTCCACGGATTGCCCACCTGCAGCGTGTCCGTCATGATCGCGAACTCATCGTTGTGCACGTGCCCCATCAAGACCGCGCCGTTATCGTGCAGACGCCGCCAGACCGTCGAATCACCCGCGGCGATATTGCCGTCGAGAATGCGACTCGATGCGGTGAGCGGCAGCCCGGCAACGGCATACAGGTCTTTCACCGCAATGGGCAGACCGCAGATCAGCGGCGCGTTCCCGGCCGAGAGCCGATCCGCCGCACGCTCGGCCTGCTCGTGGGCGAGCTCGGGGTAGGTACGGACCCACGCCCCGATCGCGCCGTCGAACGCCGAGCTTCGCTCGATGCAGGCGTCCAATAGCTCTACCGGGTGCAACTCTCGGGCCTGCAGCAGGCTGGCCGCCTCCACTGCGGACAGCATCGCCGGATCGGTCGCCGCAATGCTCGCGGCATCGGGAAGTCCC includes these proteins:
- a CDS encoding DUF1707 domain-containing protein, which translates into the protein MSTAASGRTRARDLDRANTCSVLDAAYAEGQLGADEYHDRTAQATAAKTLGELARVVGDLQAPAAVRDLVAARPTPPRNLLRRPRSGDGYPGHTRAGDRDRATTIELLDSGRRDGQLTEEEHETLTELAAAATTLGDLAGLVDDLQRPTDATPLARPPHSSRLQRYLIAVSVAIAGAAAAGFALTIGVSETEAAPVAPVAARTPDLGAVQPVVVVTPDILTAEGLTLFLQRYREKFGDLQVDELTLFDDYARISRAVPGQPNRVISYDYRGGFQQSGAVTGRKAGTSAADLAELNLAALSDALAKAPGTLRVPNGAVTHMAVEVNDSGTYSYYGIAKDRPFVSIYAGNKFNESGHMILTPAGEVTRAWPFEG
- a CDS encoding DUF5318 domain-containing protein, encoding MRIQRQVVDYALRRRSLLADVYAGRVGVAEVCDANPYLLRAAKFHGRGSEVTCPICRKEQLTLVSWVYGDGLGAMAGSARTPEELVRLAESREEFSVHVVEVCRSCSWNHLVQSYVLGTAPAPTRRRTGTRANRRAAE
- a CDS encoding transglycosylase domain-containing protein, which produces MDQPTRADGAPGAGPNGERRARPAGAPPSGPPPRRNGGGDDGSDGPGRRGPGAKKRKSPWRIVRRVCYVGLALAILVPSAVFLVAYSTVSVPKPGDLKTNQVALIYAADGSTVLSNFVPPEGNRTDVTIEQIPPHVRNAVIAAEDRDFYTNPGFSISGFARAARDNVLGKESAGGGSTITQQYVKNALVGDERSLTRKMHELVISAKMARQWSKDEILAAYLNTIYFGRGAYGIDAAGKAYFGKPVQELTAAEGAMLAATIQQPSGLDPEKNPEGARTRWNYVLDGMVSGGNLKAEERQGMQFPQVVPVSTTKDKTLDTGPEGLIKTQVLKELNSAGISEQQLNTAGLSITTTIDPKAQQAAVDAATKKMEGEPEQLRTAVVSVDPRTGAVRAYYGGNDGQGYDFANAGLQPGSSFKVFGLAENLELGIPLSQMYDSSPVTVNGIKITNVEGEQCGMCTIAEALKRSLNTSFYRMQMDMQNGPQKIADMAHKLGIPETIPGVGKTLTESDGSGPNNGIVLGQYQARPLDMASAYATLAASGVYHAPHFVTKVVTAEGQVLLDRGDVAGERRVSAAVADNVTAAMKPIAAWSRNHNLANGRESATKTGTAQLGDTGENQDAWMVGYTPSLSTAVWVGSVDNTRLRNYSGGMIYGSGLPSDIWKATMDGALQGTSNETFPKPAPIKGQAGVPEWSAPYTAPSATDAPFLPPVVVVPSQVEILPGITIPVPGVQPQPQPQQRPQQRQENGPGPLPGQPVAPADGSSPTATGAPRPNGNGNGYGNSDEGQSGNGTQPTRGR
- a CDS encoding amidase, translated to MQLRLSRRSFVRSASIGAGVAATGLTNAVVAAAPPIARRAPGLPDAASIAATDPAMLSAVEAASLLQARELHPVELLDACIERSSAFDGAIGAWVRTYPELAHEQAERAADRLSAGNAPLICGLPIAVKDLYAVAGLPLTASSRILDGNIAAGDSTVWRRLHDNGAVLMGHVHNDEFAIMTDTLQVGNPWNIDESVGGSSGGSAAALAARFAPLSIGTDTGGSLRIPASRCGVSAIKPTFGRCSKYGIIPVVWTRDHPGPLGRSIADASLLLSYMTGADAFDPVTAIAPPVPDGGFPIAAVGGDKPLAGKRLGVPRGVTEMLPDALATLFARFLDLFTVLGGETRDVTMPAEPEGLLSKDAVEVGLYHRQWADRLPSYQPPTAAIVGLGLAALAAPAVDWWQLARARASYQRDYNRMLEDSGLDAVVLPGAITDGLPRSAAAAVSILGASTVPFAWANYTGVPVLSLPVERSAVTGLPFGVQLGGRPWAEAELISIGLELQAAAPVWRDIPPLSPNARALPEVSVRAPGPGPDPTNTGAAAPSFSFVPTTSTAPI